A window of the Pangasianodon hypophthalmus isolate fPanHyp1 chromosome 12, fPanHyp1.pri, whole genome shotgun sequence genome harbors these coding sequences:
- the foxj1b gene encoding forkhead box protein J1-B: MPVLTSPEIAKKFKEKWMLLHPEDQEDAGGAVSFDDSLTSLHWLQNFSIVSAAPDRAPGFGWRPQQLVHAPGGTESPSSPPAGDTAASGTAHTPGNPAASCSKLAGASAYTPMYGHSGAQPHEEVDYKTNPHVKPPYSYATLICMAMQASKKTKITLSAIYSWITENFCYYRHAEPSWQNSIRHNLSLNKCFMKVPRQKDEPGKGGFWQIDPQYADMFVNGVFKRRRMPATNFSTQRQNRILSSCSSYSPQRNPQTGMDHYQEPVAGSKRKQACPKRGGKLGRMSQSPLLASEIKTSDVLRGDFDLASVFDDVLSGNGSTFEDLDINTALSSLGCEMEVSSQNQHVSTVSKWYSNEDEQACAYLEMSSMMGCNMEDFQRQQQQQQQQQIQTHQQYYEGLALFSDLPQQQQPWEIKEEAQAIPLSLDQGYGLCEGFFSEMPMWERGEVFL, encoded by the exons ATGCCCGTGTTGACGAGTCCAGAGATCGCCAAGAAGTTCAAGGAGAAATGGATGCTGCTGCATCCGGAGGATCAGGAGGACGCGGGCGGCGCTGTGAGCTTTGATGACAGTCTGACGAGCCTGCACTGGCTGCAGAACTTCTCCATCGTGAGCGCGGCTCCGGACAGAGCGCCCGGGTTCGGCTGGCGACCGCAGCAGCTCGTGCACGCGCCGGGTGGCACAGAGTCTCCCTCCAGCCCTCCCGCCGGTGACACGGCCGCCTCgggcactgcacacacacccggaaATCCCGCCGCCTCCTGCAGCAAGCTGGCCGGAGCGAGCGCCTACACGCCGATGTACGGCCACAGCGGAGCTCAGCCGCATGAGGAGGTCGATTATAAAACCAACCCGCATGTGAAACCGCCATACTCATACGCCACGCTCATCTGCATGGCCATGCAAGCCAGCAAGAAGACCAAAATCACCCTGTCCGCCATCTACAGCTGGATCACCGAGAACTTCTGCTACTACAGACATGCCGAGCCCAGCTGGCAG AATTCAATTCGccacaacctgtctctgaacaaGTGCTTTATGAAGGTCCCCAGGCAGAAAGATGAGCCGGGAAAGGGAGGCTTCTGGCAAATCGATCCCCAGTATGCAGACATGTTTGTGAATGGCGTCTTCAAACGAAGGCGAATGCCTGCCACAAATTTCAGCACCCAGAGACAAAACAGAATTCTGTCGTCTTGCTCCTCTTACAGCCCTCAGCGCAACCCCCAAACAGGCATGGATCACTACCAAGAACCTGTAGCAGGAAGCAAGCGCAAGCAGGCCTGTCCCAAACGAGGGGGCAAGCTGGGGAGAATGTCCCAGTCTCCTCTGTTAGCGAGCGAGATCAAAACATCAGATGTGCTCCGGGGAGATTTCGACCTGGCCTCAGTGTTTGATGATGTCCTCAGTGGAAATGGCAGCACGTTTGAGGACCTGGACATCAACACTGCTTTGAGTTCCCTTGGCTGTGAGATGGAGGTGTCCTCTCAGAACCAGCACGTGTCCACTGTGTCCAAATGGTACAGCAACGAGGACGAGCAGGCTTGTGCATACTTGGAAATGAGCAGCATGATGGGATGTAACATGGAAGACTTTCAgcgccagcagcagcagcagcagcaacagcagataCAGACCCATCAGCAATATTACGAGGGACTGGCACTGTTTTCAGACCTGCCTCAGCAGCAGCAACCCTGGGAGATTAAAGAGGAGGCACAGGCCATTCCTCTGTCTCTGGATCAGGGCTACGGTCTGTGTGAAGGATTTTTCTCTGAGATGCCTATGTGGGAGAGGGGAGAGGTGTTTCTCTGA